One region of Sphingomonas bisphenolicum genomic DNA includes:
- a CDS encoding SGNH/GDSL hydrolase family protein, which yields MRHLIAFCCALALTGPALAVSKVPGDPHVDDPVGIVASPCPAHPKPTSEAEWKMWNLHMLTRDFGQLCRYAADNKALEGKTVRAVFMGDSITDNWINLDPEMFADGLVDRGISGQTTAQMLVRFRNDVIALKPQVVHIMAMTNDIAGNTGAATMDTVLGNIQTMAELADAHGIKVVLASVPPAGAFPWSPGLQPAPQIAAINRWLADYARSRGFTYVDYHAAMAQPDGAMKPGLSTDGVHPTAEGYAIMRPLARQAIDKALRAIQ from the coding sequence ATGCGGCATCTTATCGCCTTCTGCTGCGCGCTGGCGCTGACCGGCCCGGCCCTTGCCGTCAGCAAGGTGCCGGGCGATCCCCATGTCGATGATCCGGTCGGCATCGTCGCCAGCCCCTGCCCGGCCCATCCCAAACCGACCAGCGAGGCGGAATGGAAGATGTGGAACCTTCACATGCTGACCCGCGATTTCGGGCAGCTATGCCGTTATGCCGCCGACAACAAGGCGCTGGAAGGCAAGACGGTTCGCGCGGTGTTCATGGGCGACTCGATCACCGACAACTGGATCAACCTCGATCCGGAGATGTTCGCGGACGGGCTGGTCGATCGCGGCATAAGTGGCCAGACCACGGCGCAAATGCTGGTGCGCTTCCGCAACGATGTGATCGCGCTGAAACCGCAGGTCGTCCACATCATGGCGATGACCAACGACATTGCCGGCAATACGGGCGCAGCGACGATGGACACGGTGCTGGGCAATATCCAGACCATGGCCGAACTGGCCGATGCCCATGGGATCAAGGTCGTCCTCGCCTCCGTACCGCCCGCCGGCGCCTTCCCCTGGAGCCCGGGTCTGCAACCCGCACCGCAGATCGCCGCGATCAACAGGTGGCTGGCCGACTATGCCCGTAGCCGGGGTTTCACCTATGTCGATTATCATGCCGCCATGGCGCAGCCCGACGGCGCGATGAAGCCGGGCCTGTCCACCGACGGTGTGCATCCGACAGCGGAAGGCTATGCGATCATGCGCCCGCTGGCGCGGCAGGCGATCGACAAGGCGTTGAGGGCAATCCAATGA
- a CDS encoding alpha-L-fucosidase, translating into MTMLGRRSFLAGTAALGLARAARAASPMGTMGGPVQASWSSLVAHYRYPDWFRDAKLGMWSHWGPQSVPAQGDWYGRFMYMQGHPMYEHHRKTYGHPSVAGMKDIQNLWTADKWEPDALMARYQKAGAKYFMALACHHDNLDCYDSRYHAWNSLRVGPKKDIVGIWEQAARKAGMKFGVSNHAAHAWHWYQPAYGYDPVGPKKGVRYDAYTLRKADGVDKWWDGLDPRELYTGGHAVLPDGIDTIEAMDKWHDVHNGQWIETGPKDDPAYVTRWLLRQTDLVAKYKPDMVYMDDHELPFGPVGLEAAADYYNRSIDWHGQIDVVLTGKQLKPYARFGMVQDVERGFTDHLWDEPWQTDTCIGDWFYNEARLHDKSYKSAQEVIQRLADVVSKNGNLMLSIPQPGDGSIDSETEKVLDGMAGWMTHGGEAIFGSRPWRVYGEGPTQLIAGMQNEEKAKPFTAQDIRFTTNKGALYALFLGRAQGSTTIRSLARGRVDGTISQVTLLGGGPVAFRQDGAGLHLTMPHGVHFVPVVRIDGHGLV; encoded by the coding sequence ATGACGATGCTGGGACGCCGGTCCTTCCTGGCGGGCACCGCTGCGCTTGGCCTTGCCCGCGCGGCGCGCGCTGCCAGCCCCATGGGCACGATGGGCGGGCCGGTGCAGGCCAGCTGGTCTTCGCTCGTTGCCCATTACCGCTATCCCGACTGGTTCCGCGACGCGAAGCTCGGCATGTGGTCGCACTGGGGGCCGCAATCGGTGCCGGCGCAGGGCGACTGGTATGGCCGCTTCATGTATATGCAGGGCCACCCGATGTATGAGCATCACCGCAAGACTTACGGCCATCCGTCGGTCGCGGGGATGAAGGACATCCAGAATCTCTGGACCGCCGACAAATGGGAACCCGACGCACTGATGGCCCGCTATCAGAAGGCGGGCGCCAAATATTTCATGGCGCTCGCCTGCCATCACGACAATCTGGACTGCTACGACAGCCGCTATCACGCATGGAACAGCCTGCGCGTCGGGCCGAAGAAGGACATCGTCGGCATCTGGGAACAGGCGGCGCGCAAGGCCGGCATGAAGTTCGGCGTGTCCAACCATGCCGCCCATGCCTGGCACTGGTATCAGCCCGCTTATGGCTATGACCCTGTCGGCCCGAAAAAGGGTGTGCGCTACGATGCTTATACGCTGCGCAAGGCCGATGGCGTCGACAAATGGTGGGACGGCCTAGACCCGCGCGAACTCTATACCGGCGGCCATGCCGTGTTGCCCGACGGCATCGACACGATCGAGGCGATGGACAAGTGGCACGATGTCCATAACGGCCAGTGGATCGAGACCGGGCCGAAGGACGATCCGGCCTATGTCACTCGCTGGCTGCTGCGCCAGACCGATCTGGTCGCGAAATATAAGCCTGACATGGTCTATATGGACGATCATGAATTGCCCTTCGGCCCGGTCGGGCTGGAGGCGGCGGCGGACTATTATAACCGGTCGATCGACTGGCACGGCCAGATCGACGTGGTGCTGACCGGCAAGCAGCTCAAGCCCTATGCGCGCTTCGGCATGGTGCAGGATGTGGAGCGCGGCTTTACCGACCATCTGTGGGACGAGCCGTGGCAGACCGACACCTGCATCGGTGACTGGTTCTACAATGAAGCCCGTCTGCACGACAAAAGCTACAAGAGCGCGCAGGAAGTCATCCAGCGGCTTGCCGATGTCGTGTCGAAGAACGGCAATCTCATGCTTTCCATCCCGCAGCCCGGCGACGGCTCCATCGACAGCGAGACGGAGAAGGTGCTGGACGGCATGGCGGGGTGGATGACGCATGGCGGCGAGGCGATCTTCGGGTCGCGGCCGTGGCGTGTCTATGGCGAAGGGCCGACGCAACTGATCGCAGGGATGCAGAATGAGGAGAAGGCCAAGCCCTTCACCGCGCAGGACATCCGCTTCACCACCAACAAGGGGGCGCTCTATGCGCTGTTCCTGGGCCGGGCGCAGGGATCTACGACCATCCGCTCACTGGCGCGGGGTCGCGTGGACGGCACAATCAGCCAAGTGACACTGCTCGGCGGTGGTCCGGTCGCCTTCCGTCAGGATGGCGCGGGCCTCCATCTCACCATGCCGCATGGCGTCCATTTCGTGCCGGTCGTCCGCATCGACGGCCATGGCCTCGTTTGA
- a CDS encoding glycoside hydrolase family 31 protein, producing the protein MIAKSFKWIALGASCLTAPALADPMALLDRHGSRVAVEPYAPNIVRVTIAMDPDLASAAPGEGPNAKADATGWTHRTDSNGDVFASAALTLTIDAKPWPKAPTQMERYFAPALPPVSLSVKDASGTVLTKMTGWEMAPVTVNGEKTFKVGASFDSPADEHYYGLGQNQEGYMDLRGKQIDCSHSYDAPAGETVCVPFLVTNKGYGIVWDNPARTLVWPGLHSTTRFQSQVGERVSFFVITGKTTDDLYAGYAKLTGATPLPPKAGFGLIQSKARYESQKELLDIANGYRQRNLPLDIMVLDWFYWTRMGQLDIDRSYFPDPKGMNDQLNAMGMRSIISVWPRFEREGRYFEYLKAKGWFLHDKDGHPIDGLPMRSDRAGALIDSTNPQARTWFWGKIRDNIASQGFDWFWLDETEPDLIPDGYEYSIGSGDRYHNLFPLVHTTGVAEGSERDRPNFRNMILARAAYLGSQRNGGLFWSSDVKSTWEALERQVPAGLNFTASGLAYWGSDIGGWQWPSGPKAEKPILVDPAGATAMDASYPDYPELFVRWFEYSVFTPTLRIHGQRPGTALWEYGKAAEPILADWLRLRYTLMPYIYALGRHTYDSGAPFMRGLFMDFPDDPKVSDIGDQYMFGPAFLVAPVTKQGQTKRPVYLPAGTAWYDYWTNQKFEGGQTIEVDAPINRMPLFVKAGSIVPMGVQVKSTAEKQALESIRVYPGADARFTLYDDDGTTNDYRKGGMKAELVWDDKTKTLTSKTKLPSGQAISGLVQIVGQ; encoded by the coding sequence ATGATCGCAAAGAGCTTCAAATGGATCGCGCTGGGCGCATCCTGCCTCACCGCGCCGGCGCTGGCCGATCCGATGGCGCTGCTCGACCGCCATGGCAGCCGGGTGGCGGTCGAACCCTATGCGCCCAATATCGTGCGCGTGACGATCGCGATGGACCCCGACCTTGCATCGGCCGCGCCGGGCGAAGGCCCCAATGCGAAGGCGGATGCTACAGGCTGGACCCATCGCACCGATTCGAACGGCGATGTCTTCGCCTCTGCCGCCCTGACGTTGACGATTGATGCCAAGCCATGGCCCAAGGCGCCCACGCAGATGGAGCGCTATTTCGCGCCTGCCCTGCCCCCGGTCAGCCTGTCGGTGAAGGATGCCAGCGGCACGGTCCTTACCAAGATGACCGGCTGGGAAATGGCGCCGGTGACGGTCAATGGCGAGAAGACCTTCAAGGTCGGCGCCAGCTTCGATTCCCCCGCCGACGAGCATTATTATGGTCTTGGCCAGAATCAGGAAGGCTATATGGATCTGCGCGGCAAGCAGATCGACTGTTCGCACAGCTATGACGCGCCGGCCGGCGAGACCGTCTGCGTCCCCTTCCTCGTCACCAACAAGGGCTATGGCATCGTCTGGGACAATCCGGCGCGCACGCTGGTGTGGCCGGGCCTGCACAGCACAACCCGCTTCCAGAGCCAAGTCGGCGAGCGCGTCTCCTTCTTCGTCATCACCGGCAAGACCACCGATGACCTCTATGCCGGCTATGCCAAGCTGACCGGCGCGACGCCGCTGCCGCCCAAGGCCGGTTTCGGCCTGATCCAGAGCAAGGCGCGTTACGAGAGCCAGAAGGAACTGCTCGACATCGCCAATGGCTATCGCCAGCGCAATCTGCCGCTCGATATCATGGTGCTCGACTGGTTCTACTGGACCCGCATGGGCCAGCTCGACATCGACCGCAGCTATTTCCCCGATCCCAAGGGGATGAACGACCAGTTGAACGCCATGGGGATGCGATCGATCATCAGCGTCTGGCCACGGTTCGAGCGCGAAGGCCGCTATTTCGAATATTTGAAGGCCAAGGGCTGGTTCCTGCATGACAAGGACGGCCATCCCATCGATGGCCTGCCGATGCGGTCCGACCGGGCCGGCGCGCTGATCGACAGCACCAATCCGCAGGCGCGGACATGGTTCTGGGGCAAGATTCGCGACAATATCGCATCACAGGGGTTCGACTGGTTCTGGCTGGACGAGACGGAGCCGGACCTGATCCCCGACGGCTATGAATATTCGATCGGGTCGGGCGACCGCTATCACAATCTGTTCCCGCTGGTGCACACCACGGGTGTCGCCGAAGGATCGGAGCGCGACCGCCCCAATTTCCGCAACATGATCCTGGCGCGCGCCGCCTATCTGGGCTCGCAACGCAATGGCGGCCTGTTCTGGTCGTCGGACGTCAAATCTACCTGGGAAGCGCTGGAACGGCAGGTGCCCGCCGGCCTCAACTTCACCGCGTCGGGCCTGGCCTATTGGGGCAGCGACATTGGCGGCTGGCAATGGCCGAGCGGCCCGAAGGCGGAAAAGCCGATCCTTGTCGATCCGGCCGGCGCAACGGCGATGGACGCCAGTTATCCCGACTATCCCGAACTGTTCGTCCGCTGGTTCGAATATAGCGTCTTCACGCCAACCCTGCGCATCCATGGCCAGCGCCCCGGCACGGCGCTGTGGGAATATGGCAAGGCGGCCGAGCCGATCCTGGCCGACTGGCTGCGCCTGCGCTACACGCTGATGCCCTATATCTATGCGCTGGGCCGCCACACCTATGACAGCGGCGCGCCGTTCATGCGCGGCCTGTTCATGGACTTCCCGGACGATCCCAAGGTGTCGGACATCGGCGACCAATATATGTTCGGTCCCGCCTTCCTCGTCGCCCCTGTGACCAAGCAGGGCCAGACCAAGCGCCCGGTCTATCTGCCCGCCGGCACCGCCTGGTATGACTACTGGACCAACCAGAAGTTCGAGGGCGGCCAGACGATCGAGGTGGATGCCCCGATCAATCGCATGCCGCTGTTCGTGAAGGCCGGGTCGATCGTGCCGATGGGCGTTCAGGTGAAGAGCACGGCGGAGAAACAGGCGCTGGAGAGCATCCGCGTCTATCCCGGCGCCGATGCCCGCTTCACCCTGTATGACGATGACGGCACGACCAATGATTATCGCAAGGGCGGCATGAAGGCCGAGCTGGTCTGGGACGACAAGACAAAGACGCTGACGAGCAAGACGAAGCTGCCCAGCGGACAGGCCATCAGCGGCCTGGTGCAGATCGTCGGTCAATAA
- a CDS encoding GH1 family beta-glucosidase, whose protein sequence is MTGINRRQLGMGLGAAALGAGLAGSTGAHAQAAAAGAPQGSLAFPSDFLWGCATAAYQIEGAVNADGRGQTNWDVFSHTPGKVANGDTGDVACDSYNRYQDDIALLKALGVKAYRFSIAWSRIFPNGRGKPNAKGLDYYNRLVDGLLAAGITPHVTMFHWDLPHALPGGWQNRDTAHAFADYAGYTAGKLGDRVNHFMTLNELRCFTDLSYMTGGKAPGLKLPMKEVNQVRHHGVLAHGLGVQAIRAATKSGTQVGIADNPNIYVPAIETPEHIEAVKKAVREENAMFLTAIMEGRYIDSYLTAQGKDAPVVKDGDMKLIGAPLDFLSVNVYTGNTVRADETAPSGYKILPHPGQAPRMPSPWLYVTPEVIYWGMRAIAENWKPKGLYISENGCSADDKVADDGKVYDTDRVMYLRNYLTHLQRATREGIPVKGYFVWSLMDNFEWEDGYTKLFGIHHVDFKTQKRTPKLSADWYRELVRTNRLV, encoded by the coding sequence ATGACGGGTATCAACCGCCGCCAACTGGGCATGGGGCTTGGCGCCGCCGCGCTGGGTGCGGGCCTTGCCGGCTCGACAGGCGCCCATGCGCAGGCCGCCGCCGCTGGCGCGCCGCAGGGCAGCCTCGCCTTCCCCTCCGACTTCCTGTGGGGCTGCGCCACAGCCGCCTACCAGATCGAAGGCGCCGTGAACGCCGACGGCCGGGGCCAGACCAACTGGGATGTGTTTTCCCATACCCCCGGCAAGGTCGCCAATGGCGACACCGGCGACGTCGCCTGCGACAGCTATAACCGCTATCAGGACGATATCGCCCTGTTGAAGGCTTTGGGCGTCAAGGCCTATCGCTTCTCGATCGCCTGGTCGCGCATCTTCCCCAATGGCCGGGGCAAGCCCAATGCCAAGGGGCTGGACTATTATAACCGGCTGGTCGACGGGCTGCTGGCGGCGGGCATCACCCCGCATGTCACCATGTTCCATTGGGATCTGCCCCATGCCCTGCCGGGCGGCTGGCAGAATCGCGACACGGCTCACGCCTTCGCCGACTATGCCGGCTACACCGCCGGCAAGCTGGGCGACCGCGTCAATCACTTCATGACGCTCAACGAACTGCGCTGCTTCACGGACCTCAGCTACATGACCGGCGGCAAGGCGCCGGGCCTGAAGCTGCCGATGAAGGAGGTCAATCAGGTGCGCCACCATGGCGTGCTGGCCCATGGCCTGGGCGTGCAGGCGATCCGCGCCGCGACCAAGTCGGGCACGCAGGTCGGCATTGCCGACAATCCCAACATCTATGTCCCCGCGATCGAGACGCCCGAGCATATCGAGGCGGTGAAGAAGGCCGTGCGCGAAGAGAACGCCATGTTCCTGACCGCGATCATGGAAGGCCGCTATATCGACAGCTATCTGACCGCGCAGGGCAAGGATGCGCCGGTGGTCAAGGACGGCGACATGAAGCTGATTGGCGCGCCGCTCGATTTCCTGTCGGTCAACGTCTACACCGGCAATACCGTTCGCGCCGACGAGACGGCGCCGTCGGGCTACAAGATCCTGCCCCATCCGGGTCAGGCGCCGCGCATGCCCTCCCCCTGGCTCTATGTCACGCCGGAGGTCATCTATTGGGGGATGCGCGCCATAGCCGAGAACTGGAAGCCCAAGGGCCTCTATATCTCCGAAAATGGCTGCTCGGCGGACGACAAGGTGGCCGACGACGGCAAGGTCTATGACACCGACCGCGTCATGTATCTGCGCAATTACCTGACCCACCTTCAGCGCGCGACCCGCGAAGGCATCCCGGTGAAGGGCTATTTCGTCTGGAGCCTGATGGACAATTTCGAGTGGGAGGATGGCTATACCAAGTTGTTCGGCATCCACCATGTCGACTTCAAGACCCAGAAGCGCACGCCCAAGCTGTCCGCCGACTGGTATCGCGAACTGGTCCGCACCAACAGGCTGGTGTGA
- the galB gene encoding beta-galactosidase GalB, translated as MKGRALAMTALVALTVGGGASSALAADSVSISRDWRFIKGDPVGITTDLRYDVRPPIDDVGDGKLADTRPDEAVKVDGGGAQILKPWILPSANPFIKDQAKHHVRPAGNPGGDLPYVQAGFDDSAWTKVDLPHDWAIAGPFIKDGPYGGMGRLPSWGIGWYRKTLDIPASDRGQSIFLDVEGAMSYATVWLNGKLVGGWPYGYNSFRLDLTPYAVPGGRNQLAIRLDNPQASARWYPGGGLYRDIYLTTANKVHVGQWGGTVRTPQVSKAQATIDLSLTLDNDGDKVAQVEVATALYALDTNGKRTGRPVATIARQSTGIAPGAKAVLNGSTILTNPRLWGPPPTQQPNRYVAISTVRQGGKTIDTYETRFGVRDIRFDPDKGVIVNGEYIPLRGVNNHHDLGAIGAAFNRRAAQRQLEILRDMGANAVRMSHNPPAPELLELTDQMGFLVMDEIFDSWEKKKTPHDFHLIFPDWHEADLRSMLRRDRNHPSIILWSVGNEVGEQYDGEAGAKIGRELVAIAHEEDPTRLATGAMNFAKADMLLPTTVDVISLNYQGAGIRGIIGQYPAFRAKFPDKVILSTESASALSSRGEYMFPVAGAISGPVRPWSGGNPDTHQVSAYELHAADFGSSPDRVWAADDQNPYVAGEFVWTGFDYLGEPTPYYTSRSSYSGIVDLAGFPKDRFWLYQARWRPDLKFAHILPHWTWPDRVGQITPVHVFSSADEAELFVNGQSQGKIKKRDYEYRFRWDYVVYAPGEVKVVTWKDGKPWATEIVRTVGEAAKLSLTADRSTIADDGRDLSFVTLKVLDKDGHVVPAARQKIAFSIEGPGEIVATDNGDPTDLTAFPSANRAAFNGLALAIVKADRPGRIILRARAEGLGETQVEIGAKR; from the coding sequence GTGAAGGGACGGGCGCTGGCCATGACGGCGCTGGTCGCGCTAACCGTGGGGGGCGGCGCCTCCTCCGCGTTGGCCGCGGACAGCGTATCGATCAGCCGCGACTGGCGCTTTATCAAGGGCGACCCTGTCGGCATCACCACCGACCTGCGCTATGACGTGCGCCCGCCGATCGACGATGTGGGCGACGGCAAGCTGGCCGATACCCGTCCTGACGAAGCCGTGAAGGTGGACGGCGGCGGCGCGCAGATATTGAAGCCATGGATACTTCCCAGCGCCAATCCCTTCATCAAGGACCAGGCCAAACATCATGTCCGCCCGGCGGGCAATCCCGGTGGCGACCTGCCCTATGTGCAGGCTGGTTTCGACGACAGCGCATGGACCAAGGTGGATCTGCCGCACGACTGGGCGATCGCCGGTCCCTTCATCAAGGACGGCCCCTATGGCGGCATGGGCCGCCTGCCCAGCTGGGGCATCGGCTGGTATCGCAAGACGCTCGACATTCCGGCGAGCGACAGGGGCCAGTCGATCTTCCTGGATGTCGAAGGGGCGATGTCCTACGCCACCGTCTGGCTGAACGGGAAGCTCGTCGGCGGCTGGCCTTATGGCTATAACAGCTTCCGCCTTGACCTGACCCCCTATGCGGTGCCGGGGGGCAGGAACCAGCTCGCCATCCGGCTCGACAATCCGCAGGCTTCGGCGCGCTGGTATCCGGGTGGCGGCCTCTATCGCGACATCTACCTGACCACCGCGAACAAGGTCCATGTCGGCCAGTGGGGCGGCACGGTCCGCACCCCGCAGGTGAGCAAGGCACAGGCGACCATCGACCTCAGCCTGACCCTCGACAATGACGGCGACAAGGTAGCGCAGGTCGAAGTCGCGACCGCGCTCTACGCGCTCGACACCAACGGCAAGCGCACCGGCCGCCCGGTCGCCACCATTGCGCGCCAGTCCACCGGCATCGCGCCCGGCGCCAAGGCGGTGCTGAACGGCAGCACGATCCTGACCAACCCCCGCCTCTGGGGGCCGCCGCCGACACAACAGCCCAACCGCTATGTCGCCATCTCCACCGTGCGCCAGGGCGGCAAGACGATCGACACCTACGAAACCCGCTTCGGCGTGCGCGACATCCGGTTCGATCCCGACAAGGGCGTGATCGTCAATGGCGAGTACATTCCGCTGCGCGGCGTCAACAATCATCATGATCTGGGCGCGATCGGCGCGGCCTTCAATCGTCGCGCGGCCCAGCGCCAGCTCGAAATCCTGCGCGACATGGGCGCCAACGCCGTGCGCATGAGCCATAATCCGCCCGCGCCCGAACTGCTGGAACTCACCGACCAGATGGGCTTCCTCGTCATGGACGAAATATTCGACAGCTGGGAAAAGAAGAAAACGCCACACGACTTCCACCTGATCTTCCCCGACTGGCATGAGGCGGACCTGCGGTCGATGTTGCGGCGCGACCGCAACCATCCCTCGATCATCCTGTGGAGCGTCGGCAACGAGGTCGGCGAACAATATGATGGCGAAGCGGGCGCGAAGATCGGGCGCGAACTGGTCGCCATCGCGCATGAGGAAGACCCGACGCGGCTGGCGACAGGAGCGATGAACTTCGCCAAGGCGGACATGCTGCTGCCCACCACGGTCGACGTCATCAGCCTCAACTATCAGGGCGCGGGTATTCGCGGCATCATCGGTCAATATCCGGCCTTCCGCGCCAAATTCCCCGACAAGGTCATCCTGTCCACCGAAAGCGCATCGGCGCTGTCCAGTCGGGGCGAATATATGTTCCCGGTCGCGGGCGCGATCAGCGGTCCGGTACGGCCATGGTCTGGCGGCAATCCCGACACGCATCAGGTGTCGGCCTATGAGCTGCACGCGGCCGATTTCGGCTCTTCGCCCGACCGCGTCTGGGCGGCGGACGACCAGAATCCCTATGTCGCGGGTGAGTTCGTCTGGACGGGCTTTGACTATCTGGGCGAACCCACGCCCTATTACACATCGCGCAGCAGCTATTCGGGCATAGTCGACCTCGCCGGTTTCCCCAAGGACCGCTTCTGGCTCTATCAGGCGCGCTGGAGGCCGGACCTGAAATTCGCCCATATCCTGCCGCACTGGACCTGGCCGGATCGCGTCGGCCAGATCACGCCGGTCCATGTCTTCTCTTCCGCGGACGAGGCGGAACTGTTCGTCAACGGCCAGTCGCAGGGCAAGATCAAGAAGCGCGACTATGAATATCGCTTCCGCTGGGACTATGTCGTCTATGCACCGGGCGAAGTGAAGGTCGTCACCTGGAAGGACGGCAAGCCCTGGGCGACCGAGATCGTCCGCACCGTGGGGGAGGCGGCGAAACTGTCGCTGACCGCCGACCGGTCGACCATCGCCGATGATGGCCGCGACCTCAGCTTCGTGACGCTGAAGGTCCTGGACAAGGACGGCCATGTCGTCCCTGCGGCCAGGCAGAAGATCGCCTTCTCGATCGAGGGGCCGGGGGAGATCGTCGCGACCGACAATGGCGACCCGACTGACCTGACCGCTTTCCCGTCGGCGAATCGCGCCGCCTTTAACGGCTTGGCGCTGGCGATCGTGAAGGCGGATCGGCCCGGCCGGATCATCCTGCGCGCCCGCGCCGAAGGCTTGGGCGAAACGCAGGTGGAGATCGGCGCGAAACGCTGA
- a CDS encoding ThuA domain-containing protein, whose protein sequence is MAKAPTDCPLRDAPFSTQSPIVDLLLSPPAKAAVEAGAPQVFAALPPRFFSTQAPTFASILTLQALSKMKDIPADRMAALDATLRAIPVTPADKIARCARYDDDRPGVTLPKGKPRLLIFEKITGFRDSPSVDAARTAFQAMAQRKGWSVVVSDKGGAMTPSILRRFDAVIWNNVSGDVLTLSQRAAFKSYVEQGGGFVAVHGSAGDPATFWDWYVDMLVGARFAGHPMNPQFQDAKVVVEGRGQDIAAGLPGEWVMKDEWYSFTGNPRASGSAIIATLDEGSYKPGALAMGDHPIAWTRCVGKGRAFYSAIGHRPETYADPHYVRMLENAVAWAASRRSPCPNPVTRPAD, encoded by the coding sequence ATGGCAAAAGCGCCGACCGACTGTCCGCTGCGCGATGCGCCCTTTTCCACCCAGTCGCCGATTGTCGACCTGTTGCTGAGCCCGCCCGCCAAGGCCGCGGTCGAAGCGGGCGCGCCGCAAGTCTTCGCGGCGCTGCCGCCGCGCTTCTTTTCCACGCAGGCGCCGACCTTCGCATCGATCCTGACGTTGCAGGCGCTCAGCAAGATGAAGGATATTCCCGCCGACCGGATGGCCGCGCTCGACGCGACGCTACGCGCCATCCCTGTGACGCCCGCCGACAAGATCGCGCGGTGCGCCCGCTATGACGATGATCGTCCCGGCGTCACCCTGCCCAAGGGCAAGCCGCGCCTGCTGATCTTCGAAAAGATAACCGGCTTTCGCGACAGCCCCTCGGTCGATGCCGCCCGCACCGCGTTCCAGGCGATGGCGCAGCGCAAGGGCTGGTCCGTGGTCGTCAGCGACAAGGGCGGGGCGATGACGCCGTCGATCCTGCGCCGGTTCGACGCCGTCATTTGGAACAATGTCAGCGGCGACGTGCTGACCCTGTCGCAGCGCGCCGCGTTCAAATCCTATGTCGAACAGGGCGGCGGCTTCGTCGCGGTGCACGGGTCGGCAGGCGATCCGGCCACCTTCTGGGACTGGTATGTCGATATGCTAGTCGGCGCGCGCTTTGCCGGCCATCCGATGAACCCGCAATTCCAGGATGCGAAAGTCGTGGTCGAAGGGCGCGGGCAGGACATTGCGGCGGGCCTGCCGGGCGAGTGGGTGATGAAAGACGAATGGTACAGCTTCACCGGCAATCCGCGCGCCAGCGGCTCCGCCATCATCGCCACGCTGGACGAGGGCAGCTACAAGCCGGGCGCGCTGGCGATGGGCGATCATCCGATCGCCTGGACCCGCTGCGTGGGCAAGGGCCGGGCCTTCTATTCGGCGATCGGCCATCGCCCCGAAACCTATGCCGATCCCCATTATGTGAGGATGCTGGAAAATGCCGTGGCCTGGGCCGCGTCGCGCCGTTCCCCCTGCCCTAACCCGGTCACGCGCCCAGCCGATTGA
- a CDS encoding UDP-glucuronic acid decarboxylase family protein yields MNKGVKRILVTGGAGFLGSHLCDRLVAQGHDILCVDNLFTGSKSNLVQLMGRPNFEYMRHDVTFPLYVEVDEIYNLACPASPLQYRINPVQTTKTSVHGAINMLGLAKRTGAKILQASTSEVYGDPEIHPQTEEYWGHVNPIGPRACYDEGKRCAETLFFDYHREGRVRIKVARIFNTYGPRMDPADGRVVSNFICQALLGQPITLYGDGAQTRSFCYVDDLIEGLLRLMASDDSNTGPINIGNPDEFTMVELAEMIVALTGSSSPIVMRPLPADDPRQRRPDIGRARAALHWEPTVRLREGLVHAIAYFDGLLRCAGGPSLPPAMPGDIVLPVAPLPVNRLGA; encoded by the coding sequence ATGAACAAGGGCGTCAAACGCATATTGGTGACCGGCGGGGCCGGGTTCCTGGGATCGCATCTATGCGACCGGCTGGTGGCGCAGGGGCATGACATACTGTGCGTCGACAATCTCTTCACCGGGTCGAAGAGCAATCTCGTCCAGCTTATGGGGCGGCCTAATTTCGAATATATGCGCCACGACGTCACCTTCCCGCTCTATGTCGAGGTGGACGAAATCTACAACCTCGCCTGTCCGGCCTCGCCGCTGCAATATCGCATCAATCCGGTGCAGACGACCAAGACCAGCGTCCATGGCGCGATCAACATGCTGGGCCTGGCCAAGCGCACCGGCGCGAAGATCCTGCAGGCGTCGACCAGCGAAGTCTATGGCGATCCCGAAATCCATCCCCAGACGGAGGAATATTGGGGCCATGTGAACCCGATCGGCCCGCGCGCCTGCTATGATGAGGGGAAGCGTTGCGCCGAAACCCTGTTCTTCGACTATCATCGCGAAGGGCGGGTGCGAATCAAGGTCGCGCGCATCTTCAACACCTACGGCCCGCGCATGGACCCGGCGGACGGCCGGGTCGTCTCCAACTTCATCTGTCAGGCGCTGCTCGGCCAGCCCATCACCCTTTACGGCGACGGCGCGCAGACCCGGTCCTTCTGCTATGTGGACGATCTGATCGAGGGGCTGTTGCGCCTGATGGCCAGCGACGACAGCAACACCGGGCCGATCAACATCGGCAATCCCGACGAATTCACGATGGTCGAACTGGCCGAAATGATCGTCGCGCTGACCGGATCATCCTCCCCCATCGTGATGCGGCCGCTGCCCGCCGACGATCCGCGCCAGCGTCGCCCGGACATCGGCCGCGCCCGCGCCGCGCTGCACTGGGAACCGACGGTGCGGCTGCGCGAGGGGCTGGTCCACGCCATCGCCTATTTCGATGGGCTGCTGCGCTGTGCTGGCGGGCCCAGCCTGCCCCCGGCCATGCCCGGCGACATAGTGCTGCCCGTCGCGCCCCTGCCGGTCAATCGGCTGGGCGCGTGA